One part of the Methylobacterium mesophilicum SR1.6/6 genome encodes these proteins:
- a CDS encoding AMP-binding enzyme, with protein sequence MRGYLKNPAATEAAFKGGWFRTGDLGVKHPDGYVQLKDRSKDIIISGGENISSIEVEDALFKHPAVAAAAVVAKPDPKWGETPCAFVELKPGTSPSADELIQWCRGRLASYKLPRHVVFGELPKTSTGKVQKFLLRERARQDEA encoded by the coding sequence ATGCGCGGCTACCTCAAGAACCCGGCGGCCACGGAGGCGGCCTTCAAGGGCGGCTGGTTCCGCACCGGCGACCTCGGGGTGAAGCACCCGGACGGCTACGTCCAGCTCAAGGACCGCTCGAAGGACATCATCATCTCGGGGGGCGAGAACATCTCGTCGATCGAGGTCGAGGATGCCCTGTTCAAGCACCCGGCGGTGGCCGCCGCCGCGGTGGTGGCCAAGCCGGACCCGAAATGGGGCGAGACGCCCTGCGCCTTCGTGGAGCTGAAGCCCGGCACCTCGCCCAGCGCCGACGAGCTGATCCAGTGGTGCCGGGGGCGTCTCGCCTCCTACAAGCTCCCCCGCCACGTGGTCTTCGGCGAATTGCCGAAGACCTCGACCGGCAAGGTGCAGAAATTCCTCCTGCGCGAGCGCGCCCGGCAGGATGAGGCCTGA
- a CDS encoding PAS domain-containing protein, with protein sequence MAEAPIPQSVLDASGVVGTWVHDIWAGQLALSASLAGLLGLDPEKAAAGVPLEAFLDRTHPEDRIRIESYLHAVAETGGPMEAEFRTRDTRTGIRTLLLRGRIERDPAGGATRGRGIAIDRTEEQAANLVQSERVVNRMAEHIIALRDLARALNRPALTDRIEHLMIEIGFELARFLPEPEDEPRH encoded by the coding sequence ATGGCCGAAGCCCCGATCCCGCAATCCGTCCTGGACGCCTCCGGCGTGGTCGGAACGTGGGTCCACGATATCTGGGCCGGACAGCTGGCGCTCTCGGCCTCCCTGGCGGGTCTGCTCGGCCTCGACCCGGAGAAGGCCGCGGCCGGCGTGCCTCTCGAAGCCTTCCTCGACCGCACCCATCCCGAGGATCGCATCCGCATCGAGAGCTACCTGCACGCGGTGGCCGAGACCGGCGGCCCCATGGAGGCGGAATTCCGGACCCGCGACACCCGGACTGGCATCCGCACCCTGCTGCTGCGCGGCCGGATCGAGCGCGACCCCGCCGGCGGGGCGACCCGGGGCCGGGGCATCGCCATCGACCGGACGGAGGAGCAGGCGGCCAACCTCGTGCAGAGCGAGCGCGTCGTGAACCGGATGGCGGAGCACATCATCGCCCTGCGCGACCTCGCCCGCGCCCTCAACCGGCCGGCGCTCACGGACCGGATCGAGCACCTGATGATCGAGATCGGCTTCGAACTCGCCCGCTTCCTGCCCGAGCCCGAGGACGAGCCGCGCCACTGA
- a CDS encoding alpha/beta hydrolase, which yields MAGNGIANGARVALLAAQGVILGITLAAGAALAQGTVPAQIPAQIPAQATSQARPAALGGPQGPSQATVQATAQEPGEPVTRAGYFYIGGRYEKLGDKTVMVGQMFVQSRTPARITQAYPVVMVHGLAQTGVNFLATADGRPGWVQRFVERGYQVYVVDQVGRGRSGTNPEVYGPYDRLGTRSLERTHTAPEVYDLYPQAKLHNRWPGGAGVQGNAGFDQFFASQVPFLANSQQTEELVDPALVALLEKVGPAILLTHGQAALFGWAASDARPDLVKAHVAVEPSGPPFFDVQFRGGKDFWEKAGDGRARAYGLTRMPLTFDPPVKAPEDLIVAQQAKATADGAVRCWLQGEPARTLPNLAKVPTVVVTAEASFHATYDACTVAFLAQAGAKPDVIRLADRGLNGNGHMMMLETNSDALADLLAGWIAGRAR from the coding sequence ATGGCCGGCAACGGCATCGCGAACGGCGCCCGGGTGGCGTTGCTCGCCGCTCAAGGGGTGATCCTGGGAATCACCTTGGCGGCAGGGGCGGCGCTGGCCCAGGGGACGGTCCCGGCCCAGATACCGGCCCAGATACCGGCCCAGGCGACCTCGCAGGCCCGGCCCGCCGCCCTGGGGGGACCTCAGGGCCCGTCGCAGGCGACGGTGCAGGCCACGGCGCAGGAGCCGGGCGAGCCGGTGACCCGGGCGGGCTACTTCTACATCGGCGGCCGCTACGAGAAGCTCGGCGACAAGACCGTGATGGTCGGCCAGATGTTCGTGCAGTCCCGCACCCCGGCCCGGATCACGCAAGCCTACCCGGTGGTGATGGTCCACGGCCTCGCCCAGACCGGCGTGAACTTCCTCGCCACCGCGGACGGCCGCCCGGGCTGGGTGCAGCGCTTCGTCGAGAGAGGCTACCAGGTCTACGTGGTCGATCAGGTGGGACGCGGGCGCTCGGGCACCAACCCGGAGGTCTACGGACCCTACGACCGGCTGGGCACCCGCAGCCTGGAGCGGACCCACACGGCGCCCGAGGTCTACGACCTCTACCCGCAGGCCAAGCTCCACAATCGCTGGCCGGGCGGGGCCGGCGTGCAGGGCAATGCCGGGTTCGACCAGTTCTTCGCCAGCCAGGTCCCGTTCCTGGCCAACAGCCAGCAGACCGAGGAGCTGGTCGACCCCGCCCTGGTGGCGCTCCTCGAGAAGGTCGGGCCGGCGATCCTGCTCACCCACGGCCAGGCGGCCCTGTTCGGCTGGGCGGCCTCGGACGCCCGGCCCGACCTCGTGAAGGCGCATGTGGCGGTCGAGCCGAGCGGGCCGCCCTTCTTCGACGTTCAGTTCCGCGGCGGCAAGGACTTCTGGGAGAAGGCCGGGGACGGGCGCGCCCGCGCCTACGGGCTGACCCGCATGCCCCTGACCTTCGATCCGCCCGTCAAGGCGCCCGAGGACCTGATCGTGGCGCAGCAGGCCAAGGCGACGGCCGACGGGGCCGTGCGCTGCTGGCTGCAGGGCGAGCCGGCCCGGACCCTGCCGAACCTCGCCAAGGTGCCGACCGTGGTGGTGACCGCGGAGGCCTCGTTCCACGCCACCTACGATGCCTGCACGGTCGCCTTCCTGGCCCAGGCCGGCGCCAAGCCCGACGTGATCCGGCTGGCCGACCGGGGCCTGAACGGCAACGGCCACATGATGATGCTGGAGACCAACAGCGATGCCTTGGCGGATCTGCTGGCCGGCTGGATCGCGGGCCGGGCGCGGTAG